The proteins below come from a single Streptomyces spongiicola genomic window:
- a CDS encoding ABC transporter permease — protein MISPTARPSEPPAKDSTDLGDLGDLAARHGLTVSGARPPLGTYIAQLWSRRHFITAFATARLTSQYSQAKLGQLWQLMTPLLNAAVYYFVFGVLMGTARRIPDFVPFLVTGVFVWTFTANSVTAGTRAVSGSIGLVQALHFPRAALPIGLALQQLQQLAFSMGALSVILMCFGEFPKPSWLLAVPALALQAVFSTGIAMVVARLAARTPDIAQLMPFLLRTWMYVSGVMWSIPMVLKRLDLPEPVVLALRCNPVAVYIDLVRFALIDGYTGAQLPPHVWALALGWAVLLGVGGFVYFWKAEEEYGHG, from the coding sequence GTGATCAGCCCGACGGCCAGGCCGTCGGAACCACCGGCGAAGGACTCCACCGACCTCGGCGACCTCGGCGACCTCGCCGCCCGGCACGGTCTGACCGTGAGCGGTGCGCGGCCGCCGCTCGGCACTTACATCGCACAGCTCTGGTCCCGGCGGCACTTCATCACCGCCTTCGCCACCGCGCGGCTCACATCCCAGTACAGCCAGGCGAAGCTCGGCCAGCTCTGGCAGCTGATGACCCCGCTGCTCAACGCGGCCGTGTACTACTTCGTCTTCGGCGTGCTCATGGGCACCGCGAGGCGCATCCCGGACTTCGTGCCGTTCCTGGTCACGGGCGTGTTCGTGTGGACCTTCACGGCCAACTCCGTCACCGCCGGCACCCGTGCCGTCTCGGGCAGCATCGGCCTCGTCCAGGCCCTGCACTTCCCCCGCGCCGCGCTGCCCATCGGGCTCGCCCTGCAACAGCTCCAGCAGCTGGCGTTCTCGATGGGCGCGCTGTCCGTGATCCTGATGTGCTTCGGCGAGTTCCCGAAGCCCTCCTGGCTGCTGGCCGTGCCCGCCCTCGCGCTCCAGGCCGTGTTCAGCACCGGCATCGCGATGGTGGTCGCCCGACTCGCCGCCCGCACCCCGGACATCGCTCAGCTGATGCCCTTCCTGCTGCGCACCTGGATGTACGTGTCCGGCGTGATGTGGAGCATTCCCATGGTGCTCAAGCGCCTGGACCTGCCCGAGCCCGTGGTGCTGGCCCTGCGCTGCAACCCCGTGGCCGTCTACATCGACCTCGTGCGCTTCGCGCTCATAGACGGCTACACCGGGGCCCAGCTGCCGCCGCACGTGTGGGCGCTCGCCCTCGGCTGGGCCGTACTCCTCGGAGTGGGCGGCTTCGTGTACTTCTGGAAGGCGGAGGAGGAGTACGGCCATGGCTGA
- a CDS encoding ABC transporter ATP-binding protein, with the protein MAETATDPARPARPARPARPTDTTPTGATPAGGTPTVVVDDVHITYRVNGARTGRGAATAALSRILTRRPGRDGSREVHAVKGVSFAAYRGEAIGLIGSNGSGKSTLLKAIAGLLPTAGGRIYTRGQPSLLGVNAALMGDLTGERNVILGGLAMGMTRDEIHARYEDIVDFSGINDKGDFISLPMRTYSSGMGARLRFSIAAAKSHDVLLIDEALATGDAAFQQRSRQRIAELREEAGTVFLVSHSNSAITTTCDRALWLESGTLRMDGPAKEVVAEYEAFTRKK; encoded by the coding sequence ATGGCTGAGACGGCGACCGACCCGGCGCGTCCGGCACGTCCGGCACGTCCGGCGCGTCCGACGGACACCACCCCGACCGGGGCAACCCCGGCCGGCGGGACCCCGACCGTCGTGGTGGACGACGTCCACATCACCTACCGGGTCAACGGCGCGAGGACCGGCCGCGGCGCCGCCACCGCCGCGCTGAGCCGTATCCTCACCCGCCGCCCAGGCCGGGACGGCAGCCGCGAGGTCCACGCCGTCAAGGGCGTCAGCTTCGCCGCGTACCGGGGCGAGGCGATCGGGCTGATCGGCTCCAACGGCTCCGGCAAGTCCACCCTGCTGAAGGCGATCGCCGGCCTGCTCCCGACGGCCGGAGGCAGGATCTACACCCGCGGCCAGCCTTCGCTGCTCGGGGTCAACGCCGCGCTGATGGGCGATCTGACCGGCGAGCGCAACGTCATCCTCGGCGGCCTCGCGATGGGCATGACCCGCGACGAGATCCATGCCCGCTACGAGGACATCGTCGACTTCTCCGGGATCAACGACAAGGGCGACTTCATCTCGCTGCCCATGCGGACGTACTCCTCCGGCATGGGTGCCCGGCTGCGCTTCTCCATCGCCGCGGCCAAGAGCCATGACGTCCTGCTGATCGACGAGGCGCTGGCGACGGGCGACGCCGCCTTCCAGCAGCGCAGCCGGCAGCGGATCGCCGAGTTGCGCGAGGAGGCCGGGACCGTCTTCCTCGTCAGCCACAGCAACTCCGCGATCACCACCACCTGCGACCGGGCACTCTGGCTGGAGTCCGGGACGCTGCGGATGGACGGCCCGGCGAAGGAAGTCGTCGCGGAGTACGAGGCCTTCACCCGGAAGAAGTAG
- a CDS encoding NAD-glutamate dehydrogenase, producing the protein MQTKLDEAKAELLERAARVAEHSPGGGRLPTGADSGERPDRDHLLAFLQRYYLHTAPEDLTDRDPVDVFGAAVSHYRLAENRPQGTANVRVHTPTVEENGWTSSHSVVEVVTDDMPFLVDSVTNELSRQGRGIHVVIHPQVVVRRDVTGRMIEVLGGEPNGAALPHDALVESWIHVEIDRETDRADLKQITADLLRVLSDAREAVEDWEKMREAALRLSEELPREPIPGDLREEEVDEARELLRWLSDDHFTFLGYREYNLVDGDALSAVPGTGLGILRSDPHHAGADSQGHPVSPSFNRLPADARAKAREHKLLILTKANSRATVHRPSYLDYVGVKRFDAEGNVIGERRFLGLFSSAAYTESVRRVPVIRRKVAEVLDGAGFSPHSHDGRDLLQILETYPRDELFQTPVDELRSIVTSVLYLQERRRLRLYLRQEEYGRYYSALVYLPRDRFNTTVRERLTGILMEELGGTSADFTLMSTESVLTRLHFVVRVPSGTELTHLTDADKERLEARLAEAARSWADGFTEALNAELGEERAAELARKYAGAFPEGYKADHSPRAAVADLAHLDQLTRSGNDFSLSLYEPVGAAPGERRFKIYRFGEQVSLSSVLPVLNRLGVEVIDERPYELRCADRTTGWVYDFGLRMPTAPGNSGEFLGDDARERFQDAFSAVWTGAAENDTFNSLVLRAGLTWREATVLRAYAKYLRQAGSTFSQDYMEDTLLNNVHTTRLLINLFEARMAPDRQRAGTELTDALLEELDAALDQVASLDEDRILRSFLTLIKATLRTNFFQQAAGGSWHGYVSMKFDPQAIPDLPAPRPAYEIWVYSPRVEGVHLRYGKVARGGLRWSDRREDFRTEILGLVKAQMVKNTVIVPVGAKGGFVAKQLPDPSADREAWLAEGIASYRTFISALLDITDNMVGGEVVPPSDVVRHDGDDTYLVVAADKGTATFSDIANEVAIAYDFWLGDAFASGGSAGYDHKGMGITARGAWESVKRHFRELGHDTQTQDFTVVGVGDMSGDVFGNGMLLSEHIRLVAAFDHRHIFVDPDPDSAVSYAERRRLFELPRSSWADYDTGLLSPGGGIHPRTAKSIPVNAKVREALGIESGVTKLTPAELMKAILQAPVDLLWNGGIGTYVKASSESNADVGDKANDAIRVDGDELRVKVVGEGGNLGLTQLGRIEFARGGGRVNTDAIDNSAGVDTSDHEVNIKILLNGLVAEGDMTVKQRNRLLAEMTDEVGGLVLRNNYAQNVALANAVAQSPSLLHAHQRFMRRLGREGALDRALEFLPNDRQIRELLNNRHGLSQPELAVLLAYTKITVAEELIGTSLPDDPYLRGLLHAYFPEPLREKFPEAVDGHALRREIVTTVLVNDTVNTGGSTFLHRLREETGASIEEIVRAQTAARAIFRLGEVWDAVEALDTRVAADVQIRMRLHSRRLVERGTRWLLGNRPQPLELTETIDFFASRVDRVWAELPKMLSGADLEWYEGLLEEFTVEGVPQELATRVAGFSSAFPTLDIVAIADRTDKDPLAVAEVYYDLADRLRITELMDRIIELPRADRWQSMARASIREDLYSAHAALTADVLAVGNGTATPEQRFKAWEGRNASILGRARMTLEEIQGSDTFDLANLSVAMRTMRQLLRTPS; encoded by the coding sequence ATGCAGACCAAGCTGGACGAAGCCAAGGCCGAGCTGCTCGAAAGGGCGGCCCGGGTAGCTGAGCACAGCCCGGGCGGGGGGCGACTTCCGACCGGGGCCGACAGCGGGGAGCGCCCTGACCGGGACCACCTCCTCGCGTTCCTCCAGCGCTATTATCTGCACACCGCACCCGAGGACCTCACCGACCGCGACCCCGTCGACGTCTTCGGAGCAGCCGTCTCGCACTACCGCCTCGCGGAGAACCGCCCGCAGGGCACGGCCAACGTCCGGGTGCACACCCCGACCGTCGAGGAGAACGGCTGGACGTCCAGCCACTCGGTCGTCGAGGTCGTCACCGACGACATGCCGTTCCTGGTCGACTCGGTCACCAACGAGCTGTCCCGTCAGGGCCGCGGAATCCATGTGGTGATCCACCCGCAGGTCGTGGTCCGCCGCGATGTCACCGGCAGGATGATCGAGGTCCTCGGCGGCGAGCCGAACGGTGCCGCACTGCCCCACGACGCCCTCGTCGAGTCCTGGATCCACGTCGAGATCGACCGGGAGACCGACCGGGCCGACCTCAAGCAGATCACCGCCGATCTGCTGCGGGTCCTGTCCGACGCCCGTGAGGCCGTCGAGGACTGGGAGAAGATGCGCGAGGCGGCGCTGCGCCTCTCCGAGGAACTCCCGCGGGAGCCCATCCCGGGCGATCTGCGCGAGGAGGAGGTCGACGAGGCGCGGGAGCTGCTGCGCTGGCTCTCCGACGACCACTTCACCTTCCTCGGCTACCGCGAGTACAACCTGGTCGACGGTGACGCGCTGTCCGCGGTGCCCGGCACCGGCCTCGGTATCCTCCGCTCCGACCCGCACCACGCCGGAGCCGACTCCCAGGGGCACCCCGTGAGCCCCTCGTTCAACCGGCTGCCCGCCGACGCCCGGGCCAAGGCCCGCGAGCACAAGCTGCTGATCCTCACCAAGGCCAACAGCCGCGCCACCGTGCACCGCCCCAGCTACCTCGACTACGTGGGTGTGAAGAGGTTCGACGCCGAGGGCAACGTCATCGGCGAGCGCCGATTCCTCGGCCTCTTCTCGTCCGCCGCCTACACCGAGTCCGTGCGCCGCGTCCCGGTCATCCGCCGCAAGGTGGCCGAGGTCCTCGACGGCGCGGGGTTCTCTCCGCACAGTCACGACGGCCGCGACCTGCTGCAGATCCTGGAGACGTACCCGCGCGACGAACTCTTCCAGACGCCCGTCGACGAGCTGCGCTCCATCGTCACCTCCGTCCTGTACCTCCAGGAGCGCCGCAGGCTGCGCCTGTACCTGCGCCAGGAGGAGTACGGCCGGTACTACTCCGCCCTCGTCTACCTGCCGCGCGACCGCTTCAACACCACCGTCCGCGAGCGGCTGACCGGGATCCTGATGGAGGAGCTCGGCGGCACCAGCGCCGACTTCACCCTGATGAGTACCGAGTCGGTGCTCACCCGGCTGCACTTCGTGGTGCGCGTGCCGTCCGGTACGGAGCTGACGCACCTCACCGACGCCGACAAGGAGCGTCTGGAGGCGCGGCTGGCCGAGGCGGCCCGCTCCTGGGCCGACGGATTCACCGAGGCGCTGAACGCGGAACTGGGCGAGGAGCGCGCCGCCGAACTGGCGCGCAAGTACGCGGGCGCCTTCCCCGAGGGGTACAAGGCCGACCACTCGCCCCGCGCCGCCGTCGCCGACCTCGCGCACCTGGACCAGCTCACCCGGTCCGGCAACGACTTCTCGCTGTCGCTGTACGAGCCGGTGGGCGCCGCGCCCGGCGAGCGCCGCTTCAAGATCTACCGGTTCGGCGAGCAGGTCTCGCTGTCGTCGGTGCTGCCGGTCCTCAACCGCCTCGGCGTCGAGGTCATCGACGAGCGCCCGTACGAGTTGCGGTGCGCGGACCGCACCACCGGCTGGGTCTACGACTTCGGTCTGCGCATGCCGACCGCGCCGGGCAACAGCGGGGAGTTCCTGGGCGACGACGCCCGCGAGCGGTTCCAGGACGCCTTCTCGGCCGTGTGGACCGGGGCCGCCGAGAACGACACGTTCAACTCGCTGGTGCTGCGGGCCGGGCTCACCTGGCGCGAGGCGACGGTGCTGCGCGCGTACGCCAAGTACCTGCGCCAGGCCGGGTCCACCTTCAGCCAGGACTACATGGAGGACACCCTCCTCAACAACGTCCACACCACCCGGCTGCTGATCAACCTGTTCGAGGCCCGGATGGCCCCGGACCGCCAGCGGGCCGGCACCGAGCTGACAGACGCCCTGCTGGAGGAGCTTGACGCCGCGCTCGACCAGGTCGCCTCGCTCGACGAGGACCGGATCCTGCGCTCCTTCCTCACCCTCATCAAGGCCACGCTGCGCACCAACTTCTTCCAGCAGGCGGCGGGCGGCTCCTGGCACGGCTATGTGTCGATGAAGTTCGACCCGCAGGCCATCCCGGACCTGCCGGCGCCCCGCCCGGCGTACGAGATCTGGGTGTACTCGCCCCGGGTCGAGGGCGTGCACCTGCGCTACGGCAAGGTCGCCCGCGGGGGCCTGCGCTGGTCCGACCGGCGCGAGGACTTCCGCACCGAGATCCTGGGCCTGGTCAAGGCGCAGATGGTGAAGAACACCGTCATCGTGCCGGTGGGCGCCAAGGGCGGGTTCGTCGCCAAGCAGCTCCCCGACCCCTCCGCGGACCGCGAGGCGTGGCTCGCCGAGGGCATCGCCTCGTACCGGACGTTCATCTCGGCACTGCTCGACATCACCGACAACATGGTCGGCGGCGAGGTCGTGCCGCCGAGCGACGTGGTGCGCCACGACGGCGACGACACCTATCTGGTCGTCGCGGCGGACAAGGGCACGGCGACGTTCTCCGACATCGCCAACGAGGTCGCGATCGCCTACGACTTCTGGCTCGGCGACGCCTTCGCCTCCGGCGGCTCGGCCGGCTACGACCACAAGGGCATGGGCATCACGGCCCGAGGTGCCTGGGAGTCCGTGAAGCGGCACTTCCGGGAGCTCGGCCACGACACCCAGACCCAGGACTTCACCGTGGTCGGCGTCGGCGACATGTCGGGTGACGTGTTCGGCAACGGCATGCTCCTCTCCGAGCACATCCGGCTGGTCGCGGCCTTCGACCACCGCCACATCTTCGTCGACCCCGACCCGGACTCTGCCGTCTCGTACGCCGAGCGCCGCCGGCTGTTCGAGCTGCCCCGCTCCTCGTGGGCCGACTACGACACCGGGCTGCTGTCACCGGGCGGCGGCATCCACCCCAGGACCGCCAAGTCGATCCCGGTCAACGCCAAGGTCCGCGAGGCCCTCGGCATCGAGTCCGGGGTGACGAAGCTGACGCCCGCCGAGTTGATGAAGGCGATCCTCCAGGCCCCGGTCGACCTGCTCTGGAACGGCGGCATCGGCACCTACGTCAAGGCGTCGAGCGAGTCGAACGCCGACGTCGGCGACAAGGCGAACGACGCCATCCGCGTCGACGGCGACGAGCTGCGGGTCAAGGTCGTCGGCGAGGGCGGCAACCTGGGCCTGACCCAGCTCGGCCGCATCGAGTTCGCACGCGGCGGCGGCCGGGTCAACACCGACGCCATCGACAACAGCGCCGGCGTGGACACCTCCGACCACGAGGTGAACATCAAGATCCTGCTGAACGGCCTGGTCGCCGAGGGCGACATGACCGTCAAGCAGCGCAACAGGCTCCTCGCGGAGATGACCGACGAGGTCGGCGGGCTGGTGCTGCGCAACAACTACGCGCAGAACGTGGCCCTGGCCAACGCCGTCGCGCAGTCGCCCAGCCTGCTCCACGCCCACCAGCGCTTCATGCGCCGACTGGGCCGGGAGGGCGCGCTGGACCGCGCGCTGGAGTTCCTCCCCAACGACCGGCAGATCCGCGAGCTGCTCAACAACCGGCACGGCCTGTCACAGCCCGAACTCGCCGTCCTGCTCGCCTACACCAAGATCACGGTGGCCGAGGAGCTGATCGGCACCTCGCTGCCGGACGACCCGTATCTGCGGGGACTGCTGCACGCGTACTTTCCGGAGCCGCTGCGGGAGAAGTTCCCCGAGGCCGTCGACGGCCATGCGCTGCGCCGCGAGATCGTCACGACCGTGCTGGTCAACGACACCGTCAACACGGGTGGTTCGACCTTCCTGCACCGCCTGCGCGAGGAGACGGGGGCGTCGATCGAGGAGATCGTCCGCGCGCAGACCGCGGCCCGTGCGATCTTCCGCCTCGGTGAGGTGTGGGACGCCGTGGAGGCGCTGGACACCAGGGTCGCCGCCGACGTCCAGATCCGGATGCGGCTGCACTCGCGCCGTCTCGTCGAGCGAGGCACCCGCTGGCTGCTGGGCAACCGGCCGCAGCCGCTGGAGCTGACGGAGACCATCGACTTCTTCGCGTCCCGGGTCGACCGGGTGTGGGCCGAGCTGCCGAAGATGCTCAGCGGCGCCGACCTGGAGTGGTACGAGGGGCTGCTGGAGGAGTTCACCGTCGAGGGCGTCCCCCAGGAGCTGGCCACGCGGGTCGCCGGATTCTCGTCCGCCTTCCCGACGCTCGACATCGTGGCCATCGCCGACCGTACGGACAAGGACCCGCTCGCCGTCGCCGAGGTCTACTACGACCTGGCCGACCGCCTGCGGATCACCGAGCTGATGGACCGGATCATCGAGCTGCCGCGGGCCGACCGCTGGCAGTCCATGGCCCGTGCCTCCATCCGCGAGGACCTCTACTCGGCGCACGCCGCCCTGACCGCCGACGTCCTCGCCGTGGGCAACGGGACCGCGACGCCGGAGCAGCGCTTCAAGGCGTGGGAGGGCAGGAACGCGTCGATCCTGGGCCGTGCCCGGATGACACTGGAGGAGATCCAGGGGTCGGACACGTTCGACCTGGCGAACCTCTCGGTCGCCATGCGCACGATGCGGCAGCTGCTGCGCACGCCCAGCTGA
- a CDS encoding DJ-1/PfpI family protein, translated as MSVKILIVTGDAAESLEVLYPYQRLREEGYEVHVAAPARKKLRFVVHDFEPGFDTYTEKPGYTWPADLAFSEVDPGDYAAIVIPGGRAPEYLRNDPELRKILKSFFDADKPVAQICHGPLLTAATGSLTGRRVTSYPALELDMQAAGASFQDAEAVVDGTLVSSRAWPDHPAWMREFLRLLRAKAPLS; from the coding sequence ATGAGCGTGAAGATCCTGATCGTCACCGGCGACGCGGCGGAGTCCCTGGAGGTCCTCTACCCGTACCAGCGGCTGCGCGAGGAGGGCTACGAGGTCCACGTGGCGGCCCCCGCACGAAAGAAGCTCCGGTTCGTCGTCCACGACTTCGAACCGGGATTCGACACCTACACCGAGAAGCCGGGCTACACCTGGCCGGCCGACCTGGCGTTCTCGGAGGTCGACCCGGGGGACTACGCCGCGATCGTCATCCCGGGCGGGCGTGCTCCCGAGTACCTCCGCAACGACCCCGAACTCCGCAAGATCCTCAAGTCCTTCTTCGACGCGGACAAGCCGGTCGCGCAGATCTGCCACGGCCCGCTGCTCACCGCGGCCACGGGCAGCCTCACCGGCCGCAGGGTGACGTCGTACCCGGCGCTGGAACTCGACATGCAGGCGGCCGGCGCGTCCTTCCAGGACGCCGAGGCGGTGGTGGACGGCACCCTGGTCTCCTCCCGGGCATGGCCCGACCATCCGGCCTGGATGCGCGAGTTCCTCCGGCTGCTGAGGGCGAAGGCGCCGCTGAGCTGA
- a CDS encoding HAD family hydrolase, which yields MGKHSAHVVWDWNGTLLDDIHTVIEATNASFAEIGLGPITLERYRELYCVPVPRFYERLMGRLPTDEEWAAMDAVFHRHYWRLAEACLLTAGAAELLASRQSAGRTQSLLSLAPHEHLVPIVRRHGIEDRFVRVDGRVGASHAGKAEHMVRHLTALEDVPPERIVVVGDAADDALAAAHVGAKAVLYTGGSHSRASLRASGVPVVDSLAEAVEVAEELVG from the coding sequence ATGGGGAAGCACAGCGCGCACGTGGTCTGGGACTGGAACGGCACACTCCTCGACGACATCCACACGGTCATCGAGGCGACGAACGCGTCGTTCGCGGAGATCGGGCTCGGACCGATCACGCTGGAGCGCTATCGCGAGCTGTACTGCGTGCCCGTGCCGCGGTTCTACGAGCGGCTCATGGGCCGCCTGCCCACGGACGAGGAGTGGGCGGCCATGGACGCGGTGTTCCACCGCCACTACTGGCGGCTGGCCGAGGCCTGTCTGCTCACGGCCGGGGCGGCGGAGCTGCTCGCGTCGCGCCAGTCGGCGGGGCGCACGCAGTCGCTGCTGTCCCTCGCCCCGCACGAGCATCTGGTCCCGATCGTGCGGCGCCATGGCATCGAGGATCGCTTCGTACGTGTGGACGGACGGGTCGGCGCCTCCCATGCGGGCAAGGCGGAGCACATGGTGCGGCATCTGACCGCGTTGGAGGACGTGCCGCCGGAGCGGATCGTGGTCGTCGGCGACGCGGCGGACGACGCGCTCGCGGCGGCCCACGTCGGTGCGAAGGCGGTGCTGTACACCGGGGGCTCGCACAGCAGGGCGAGCCTGCGGGCCTCGGGGGTTCCGGTCGTCGACAGCCTCGCGGAGGCGGTCGAGGTGGCAGAGGAGCTGGTGGGGTAG
- a CDS encoding DUF6912 family protein yields the protein MRVYVPLTLPGLAEAHKAGEIGPGPLTAYAVTPALREWYVSDDLEELEYAALNRAAAASLRSLAGEPDVPRRRVVVAVDVPDGAATADPAAGLGSASLGEVRIAAAVPLEKAASVHVDSEEAEGDVAAAADALGAADHGDDDAQFVVDGAEDHELLWYGVQEVPGLVD from the coding sequence ATGCGCGTCTACGTTCCCCTGACCCTCCCCGGTCTCGCAGAGGCGCACAAGGCGGGCGAGATCGGCCCCGGTCCGCTGACCGCCTACGCGGTGACGCCGGCACTGCGAGAGTGGTACGTCTCCGACGATCTCGAGGAACTCGAGTACGCCGCGCTGAACCGGGCCGCGGCGGCGTCGCTGCGGTCGCTGGCCGGGGAACCCGACGTGCCGCGGCGCCGGGTCGTGGTGGCCGTCGACGTCCCGGACGGGGCCGCGACCGCGGACCCCGCGGCAGGGCTGGGATCGGCCTCCCTGGGCGAGGTGCGGATCGCGGCCGCGGTGCCGCTGGAGAAGGCGGCGTCGGTGCACGTCGACTCCGAGGAGGCGGAGGGGGACGTGGCCGCCGCGGCGGACGCGCTGGGGGCGGCGGACCACGGCGACGACGACGCGCAGTTCGTCGTGGACGGTGCGGAGGACCACGAACTGCTCTGGTACGGGGTGCAGGAGGTCCCCGGCCTCGTCGACTGA
- a CDS encoding Rv3235 family protein: MQHTSARTGTRPGNRHDSRAPGRAPRRIEAERDPGTSTGGRSRLPRYWFAERLLSVLSGHRPVHWMLGHTIGHAYEQLVRLAPGAPLSTNGLRPVLRHCDEYVPQPGVIEAFARITAGEQVRAMAFRLEQGPDLRWRCAAVELGGERLMAGV; the protein is encoded by the coding sequence ATGCAGCACACCTCGGCAAGGACGGGGACGAGGCCCGGGAACCGTCACGACAGCCGCGCCCCGGGGCGGGCCCCGCGCCGGATCGAGGCCGAGCGCGACCCGGGTACCTCCACCGGCGGCCGCTCCCGGCTTCCCCGCTACTGGTTCGCGGAACGGCTGCTCTCGGTCCTCAGCGGGCATCGGCCAGTGCACTGGATGCTCGGCCACACCATCGGCCACGCGTACGAGCAACTCGTCCGTCTGGCCCCCGGCGCACCGCTCAGCACGAACGGACTGCGCCCGGTCCTCCGCCACTGCGACGAGTACGTGCCGCAGCCGGGCGTCATCGAGGCCTTCGCCCGGATCACCGCGGGCGAGCAGGTACGCGCCATGGCCTTCCGCCTGGAACAGGGGCCCGACCTCCGCTGGCGCTGCGCGGCCGTGGAACTCGGCGGCGAACGGCTGATGGCCGGGGTCTGA